A section of the Dehalobacter sp. DCM genome encodes:
- a CDS encoding LapA family protein: MVALLIAIVVALIIVIFAIQNAAVVTIHFLFWVTDLPLALIIFCSVLGGALVMFFLALRRQMLQKKAIKAKDKKAEVKAQSKQSPIEDPIVVPIDSAVNNTTTSDNSVNSHTSEEKK, translated from the coding sequence ATGGTTGCATTGCTGATTGCTATTGTTGTTGCCTTGATTATCGTCATATTCGCCATACAAAATGCTGCTGTCGTCACCATTCATTTTCTATTCTGGGTAACTGATTTGCCGTTAGCCCTAATTATATTCTGCTCGGTACTGGGTGGCGCATTAGTGATGTTTTTCTTGGCCTTACGCAGACAAATGCTGCAAAAGAAAGCGATTAAAGCCAAAGATAAAAAGGCTGAAGTTAAGGCACAAAGCAAACAATCCCCGATAGAAGATCCTATTGTTGTTCCGATTGATTCTGCGGTAAATAATACAACAACCAGCGATAATTCGGTTAATAGCCACACAAGTGAAGAAAAGAAATAA
- the ilvN gene encoding acetolactate synthase small subunit: protein MKHTLAVLTENKPGVLTHISGLISRRDFNIESITAGYTEESDMTRITIVVDADDEYELEQVVNQLSKLIDVIKIIDLTGQDRVHRELAMIKVKALPANRAEIVNLVEIFRAHIVDVSKETMIIELTGEEDKIEAICELLNDYGIIEIVRTGKIAICRGPKAAKDV from the coding sequence ATGAAACATACGTTAGCAGTCTTAACAGAGAACAAACCGGGCGTTCTGACCCATATTTCCGGGCTGATCAGCCGCAGGGATTTCAATATCGAGAGTATTACAGCCGGCTATACAGAAGAATCAGATATGACCCGGATAACCATCGTTGTTGATGCTGACGACGAGTACGAATTGGAACAGGTCGTTAATCAGCTGTCTAAACTCATCGATGTGATCAAGATTATTGATCTGACGGGGCAGGACCGTGTCCACCGTGAATTAGCGATGATAAAAGTAAAAGCGTTACCAGCGAATCGAGCGGAAATTGTAAATTTAGTCGAAATATTCCGAGCTCACATCGTGGATGTCAGTAAGGAAACTATGATTATCGAGTTAACCGGCGAGGAAGACAAAATAGAAGCCATCTGTGAATTACTCAACGACTATGGGATCATTGAGATTGTCCGGACGGGTAAAATTGCCATCTGCCGTGGACCTAAAGCGGCAAAGGATGTTTAA
- the ilvB gene encoding biosynthetic-type acetolactate synthase large subunit, translating to MKKMTGAQAIIECLKKENVDVVFGYPGGAVLTLYDELYLSDFPHVLPRHEQGAVHAADGYARSTGKVGVCIATSGPGATNLITGIATAYMDSIPLVLITGQVALSLLGRDSFQEADIRGITTPITKHNFLIKDVKDIPKAMKAAFYIARSGRPGPVLIDVPKNIFAEELAFEYPECIQIRGYKPIVEGDKAVIDAVCNELQSAKKPLFFIGGGVNLSDTSALMRDLVAYTGVPTVSSLMGLGSISSNDPHFFGMIGMHGSYAGNMATTETDLLVGIGARFDDRVTGKLEEFAPKAKVIHFDIDPAEINKNVRSYIRVIADLKWSLAELANKIKERPSEAWQKQFMPWHHQLVAWQKEHPLAYSRQTNRILPQAAIEKISELTQGNAIVVTDVGQNQMWTAQFYSFKNPRSLLTSGGLGTMGYGLPSALGAQVGNKHKKVVCICGDGGFMMNCQELMTIADLNLPVKIIILNNQSLGMVAQWQRAFYSGHYAHSNMATKADFVAISTAMGVPAIRLEHKDELDTVLREVMNSEGPCLVDIRIPEEEDVLPMVPAGSGLHKMIMGDWQ from the coding sequence ATGAAGAAAATGACCGGCGCTCAAGCTATAATAGAATGTCTTAAAAAAGAAAACGTTGACGTCGTTTTTGGCTATCCCGGCGGAGCTGTCTTAACACTGTATGATGAGCTTTACTTGTCTGATTTTCCGCATGTTCTGCCACGACATGAACAGGGAGCTGTCCATGCCGCCGACGGGTATGCCCGATCAACTGGGAAGGTTGGTGTCTGCATCGCGACATCCGGTCCCGGGGCAACCAACCTAATTACAGGTATTGCTACAGCTTATATGGATTCGATCCCACTCGTGCTGATCACCGGACAGGTGGCGTTATCCCTACTGGGACGGGATTCTTTTCAAGAGGCCGATATTCGTGGGATAACCACACCCATCACCAAGCACAATTTTTTAATTAAAGATGTTAAGGATATTCCCAAAGCAATGAAAGCGGCATTTTATATTGCGCGTTCAGGCCGTCCAGGCCCGGTATTGATCGATGTCCCTAAGAATATTTTTGCAGAAGAATTGGCATTTGAATATCCTGAATGCATCCAAATACGCGGTTATAAGCCTATCGTTGAAGGCGATAAAGCGGTGATCGATGCTGTCTGCAACGAACTCCAATCAGCTAAAAAACCGTTGTTCTTTATTGGCGGCGGGGTTAATCTTTCCGATACGTCTGCACTGATGAGAGACCTTGTGGCTTATACCGGTGTTCCCACCGTCAGTAGTCTGATGGGCCTTGGCAGTATTTCTTCCAATGATCCCCACTTTTTTGGCATGATTGGGATGCATGGCAGCTATGCCGGAAATATGGCAACGACTGAAACCGATTTGTTGGTTGGCATTGGTGCGCGATTCGACGACAGAGTCACAGGTAAACTCGAGGAGTTCGCTCCAAAGGCGAAGGTCATTCACTTTGATATCGATCCCGCTGAGATCAATAAAAATGTCAGATCATATATCCGGGTGATTGCCGATCTCAAATGGTCGCTGGCCGAGTTGGCGAATAAGATTAAAGAAAGACCAAGCGAGGCGTGGCAAAAACAATTTATGCCATGGCATCATCAATTAGTTGCGTGGCAAAAAGAGCATCCGCTGGCATATAGCCGGCAGACGAATCGGATATTGCCTCAGGCAGCAATAGAGAAGATCAGCGAGCTCACTCAAGGCAATGCAATCGTTGTTACCGATGTCGGACAAAATCAAATGTGGACAGCACAGTTTTACTCATTTAAAAATCCACGCTCATTATTGACATCGGGAGGACTTGGCACGATGGGTTATGGTTTACCGTCTGCGTTAGGTGCTCAGGTGGGCAATAAACACAAAAAGGTTGTCTGTATCTGCGGTGACGGCGGTTTTATGATGAACTGTCAGGAATTGATGACCATTGCCGATTTAAATCTTCCGGTTAAAATTATCATTTTAAATAATCAATCACTCGGTATGGTAGCCCAATGGCAGAGGGCATTCTATAGTGGTCATTATGCTCATTCCAATATGGCCACGAAAGCAGACTTTGTAGCGATTTCCACAGCGATGGGAGTCCCCGCGATTCGCTTAGAGCATAAGGACGAACTGGACACTGTTCTACGAGAGGTTATGAATTCGGAGGGGCCTTGTCTTGTTGACATCCGTATCCCGGAAGAGGAAGATGTCTTACCGATGGTGCCTGCGGGCTCCGGCCTGCATAAAATGATAATGGGGGACTGGCAATGA
- a CDS encoding MBL fold metallo-hydrolase has translation MMLTVLGYWGAYPEENEATAGYLLQTDRHTVLLDCGSGILSKLWKYVRHEDLDAVFISHFHHDHTADIGCLLYAGKLAMAFKKRRVPLAIYANYCSARFQELTFGDNSIGIEITPGSKLDLNGLHVSFAPTVHDEYNLAMRFEYEGKALVYTGDMGPATDLNDFCRGADLLLCEASLYADEKGLISGHMTSEETARLANEAGAKSLMMTHFPHIGNVSDMASEAARYYHGKIYLAQTGLTITV, from the coding sequence ATGATGTTAACTGTTCTTGGCTATTGGGGAGCTTACCCGGAAGAAAATGAAGCAACCGCCGGATATCTTTTACAGACAGATCGGCATACCGTGTTATTGGATTGTGGCAGCGGCATATTGTCTAAGCTCTGGAAGTATGTTCGGCACGAGGATCTGGATGCCGTATTCATCTCGCATTTTCACCATGATCACACAGCAGATATCGGATGCCTTCTGTATGCCGGCAAATTGGCGATGGCCTTTAAAAAAAGGCGGGTGCCCCTTGCGATATATGCCAATTACTGCTCCGCACGTTTTCAGGAGTTAACGTTCGGCGATAACAGCATCGGTATTGAAATCACACCGGGGTCAAAACTGGATTTAAACGGATTACACGTATCCTTTGCGCCAACAGTTCATGATGAATATAATCTGGCCATGCGCTTTGAATATGAAGGAAAAGCACTGGTTTATACGGGGGATATGGGCCCGGCTACCGACTTGAACGATTTTTGTCGCGGTGCGGATCTTCTGCTATGCGAAGCCAGTCTCTATGCAGATGAAAAGGGATTGATTTCCGGGCATATGACCTCGGAAGAAACAGCCAGGTTGGCCAATGAAGCAGGAGCTAAGTCTCTCATGATGACTCATTTTCCGCATATCGGAAATGTATCGGATATGGCATCGGAAGCAGCCAGATATTATCATGGAAAGATATATTTGGCCCAGACTGGTTTAACGATAACGGTGTAA